tctctctctctctattatatatatatatatatatatatatatatatatatatatatatatatatatatatataataaatgaaacattgatttatagattatatacatttttataatgtatCACTTAAGTTTAAAAGTTATTGACCTATAGTTTTAAAAGCCAGGAGCTTATGATTTGTAAATAGAATTATTTTTATAcgtatttatattatattttataaatatgtttatattatataaatttagCTGGGCCATATGatttgaataattattaaagtaAACGCTATTAAATactttaattataaattaagtagtaaaaatattttaaaataaatttgttatCTGTTTATTATCTACACAAAACCTGTCGGTAGATTTTTAAAGTGATGCAGTGAAACTAGTTAAATTACCATCAATCGGTCAAGCAGGCATGGTCATCAGCAGATGCTGAACATCCCAAAATAGTGAAATACTAACCAATTAATCTGTCTGGTCAATATATTGCTCTTGTTCATTTGAAACCCTTATAAGCTGTCAATGTCATGTTTGATGGTGATTAAATGGCTATTACATAGTGtttctattatttttaaaaaaaggatgGGGGCCTACCTGTAGGTGGCTGTCTGGAGGGTAACGGTCGGGTGAAGTTGCTTTGTCCTCCACGAGGTTCACTGTAAGTCCCTCTGTGAGTGACCGCTGTCACTGGAGTGCTCCAGGCAGAGCCGCGACCACCTTCACGCCGTGGATAGTTAcctaaaacacaaataaattattttaaatggtttaaTCAGccacatataaaaataatacagaGTATATATGTGCTGAATTAAACATATGCGTGTACCAGCGAGCAGAACACTCTTGGGGGCAGGTGGAGTGAAGAAGCGGGTGTGACTCTGGAAGCCTCTCCCTCTGGTTCCTCCAGTGAACAAGCCTCTTGTTGGTGGCTTGGCTCCTCCTCCCTTTGGTGGTCGTTTGGGCAAGGCCAGGCCAGTGGGCGGTCCTACGTCCTTGAACTCTGCGGCAAGGAAATCATCTACATGCATGGAGGGAGGCCGACTGGTGTTCTGCTTGCGCTGGCGGAAAATGTCATGTGGACGACAGAGCTGGCCAAATGCACCACGACCCCGACCCCGAGGGGCCGCCATGATATGAGCTCGTTTTGCAGGCTCCACATAATCTGACTTCCcactaaaaacaaagaaaatgatTTGTTGAGTTCATATATTCAAGGTAAAATAGTAATCTCAGACTAGAATGGTTTTTACCTGGATGTGATGAAGGTCTCATGTTTGTGCTTGCCCAGTCTGAAGCCTTTGGTTGGTTTGCTGTGTCCTGGTGAAGTGGGTTCACTTAGGAATGACCGTTCTAACTCCGCCTTTAAGTCTAAGTCTGGACAACACTGCTGGGCCAGAGCAACTAGGTCTACTTTCACCTGCAGCACATACATTTACAATGACCACATGAATCAATAAAAATGACTAATTTAAGATTCAGAATCATAAAAGTTAACTAAAATTAATCTTGATTCTAAAACTTCATTTGTTTTACCTTAAAACCTGCTAGCATCTGTTTATGCAGCACTCCAATtgttaaaatacatattttaaaaacacaaatagaTTTCTTGTTCCTTCAAATACATATCCTCACCATGTCTACTTCTGTCTCCATCTCATCTGACTGGAATGGAGAGAACCACAGGGCCTTTAACTGCTCATCCAGGACATCTGAGAGAACATAAACTGTCCTGAAATTAGACAACAAAAGAGTGGGGGGAGAGTGAGAGGGATGTAACATTGGAGACACATTTTCAGGATGCAATGATATAGAATTTGATCTGTATcaagtaattgcattaaatacaaGGAATGTCTGAAGCTACAAATGTACAAAATCAACTAATTGGTGGGTTGTCTGAACAACTTATTGATTAACTGGCCTGTATAATTAGGCTGCTTTCAGGTTCACTTAATCCCTAGTTAGACAAATTTCgacatattttttatgtttaaaataaaacagctAGATGTACAACAGAAATGGAATAGAATGCaagttgcatttaaaaaaatatataattaattttggcatttttttttactgggtCAGGACAGTACAGCGAATTGACAGGAAGAAAAGTGAGACGGGATGAAGAAAGACCAAAAGTTGGGACTTGAACTGGGGTTGTCTGATGTCGTAgtgctgcccacaaggctatcggCTCCTACAACTATATTTCACCTAAAAATCACAATGCTTAGGACACTCAAAGAAGTGTACCATTTTAAACATGCAAAGTTCCAAGGGCTTTTACCATGTAAACAGATTAACGACTAAAACGAcactaaaagaaaagaaaaaaaaaaaaatagataaatgaTAATTGACTAGTCTGGTGCCTGACAATTGACAATTGTGACCCATCCCCATTTAGTTCCCTATTTGATTCACTACACTCACAcacaagtgttattttagtatcgtTTAGATACTATAGTTTCtaaattttgaattagtttttatttttatattttctgttttcattttagttagtgttttgtgtttttttttttttttttatgtctatatagtttttattaccAGTTATTTTGGTATATCaagttaaaataaatgaaagtgagaaatgtttttttatattttattttatataacaacttttattatggttttatttttagataaccATAATCACCCTGTCCCACACACATAATTACTCTCTCTGTCTATATTACCTGTGATTGAACTGTGTCTGAAGGGGCTCTGGTGCAGGTAAAGTGGGCTCAGTTTCAGGCTCTACATTAGTTGTAGCATCTCCAGAACTTTCGATAATCTGTCGCAGTCCAGCCACGTTCTCGAGCAGAGTTTCCAAAGACTCATCCTCCTTACAGAGCTTCTGCACACATGAGGAAATGATACAGAGTAGGAGAAGATTAATAGGAGCATCTCCTTTCATGCAGGGTATAGGGCACAACTTAATTATTGTATAACCTAAGCTGCCGCATGTACCGTGATATGCTTCTCCAGTTCTGATAACGGATGCTCCCCTGAGTCTTCCTTCCACTGCAGCAGCTGCTTCATGTCGCTCACACTAAGCGCCAAAGATCGACTGTCTATGTCTTCATCCTAAAatcaaaaatgaatgaatatgtaTTAGCATATACATAGATGCATATGCACACCcaaataaatgtgaactgaTTCTGTTGTCAGCCTACCATAGTTTCACTGTTCAGAATCTGTCTCAAAAAGTCGAACAGCGCTGAAAGAAGCTCAGCGAACTCTTTATTGAAGGACGCGGTTTCCCTGCGGATCAGAGATGAAACGGCCAAGCTGTGTTTCTTCAAAGAGCTGCAACACAAACACAAGAACATTAACCACGAATATAACACACAAAAagtttacattttcatattaCTGCAAAGAAGTCAAGGGATGCTATGATAATTATTTTCAAGTTATGGCTGATAAACAATAAATagacaatatttaaataaaaaaaggcatCCCAacataatgtacagtatgaaaaatgcatattcattttgagattagctaaagaatacattttaaaagtaagcGCAGAGGAAAATAACCATGCACAATCAAATTTCcaatatttcacaatgaataaaaaaaatctaatattgaGTGAAATAAATAGACATCAAAAGCATTGTGACACCTTTTGAGGTGATAGAGACCATAGTCGTGCTCTGTGAGAAACATCATGGTTCGCAGACATGTGAGCTGGAGTGTGTAGCTGCTGTGTGTATTTCCCAACACTTCCAACATCCCATCACATATGCACGTCATCATGTCTCTGGTCGGCAGCGAGTTGGCCAGCTGCTCTGCCTCGGACACTGACGCTTCACCCGAGCCACTCACGACCAGTGACACATCCTGGTCACAGAGTGATTGAAAGATGGAAGCTGTCAATTCAGCGTTCTGCTGCGCTGACAAGCCGGCATCTGCGGGTAGGACAAGCATGGCAAGCAGAGAGGGAAGAAGCTCTGATAGTTTGTCCTCCACTTTCCCATCACTCCGCCCCTCAATGCGTGCAGATCCACTCAGCAGAGCCAACATGGCCGTCTTGCAAGCCCGTTGAGATGCCAGAGAGTCGAGGAGGGCTAGTAACCTTGTCAAGCGTGAGCCAGCTGCCTCcctaaacacacaaaacacaatcCATTTGAGCTGTATGGAACATACACGCACACTAATCCATCCAtgaccaattattaatttttactgAATTACACTGTATGCCAATTATTCAAATTAGTCTTAATTAACTGCATATAACTGAAAGACATTACATAACTGCTGAAGACAAAAGCAAGGGCCTGCAGCTGTACTACAGGGGGTCTGCCATTATTTACCACATTTGACCAAATTACAATCGCtacatttgtaaatataaaaaaaaaaaagaaaaagaaaacaacattttttaactgttcaatattttttagcaagtaattttacaatttaatttattacaaaaattgtatatatatatttaatatatacacgtgtgtgtgtctatgtattattatatattatatttatgtatatgtgtgtgttctaaatataatcaaatatatTATGTTGTTGAACATCAGTAGCAGGGGCTGGATATCTTATTAAAACAAATTCTCAAACTATGAACAAAttgtccttaaagggttagttcactttaaaatgaaaattacccaaaGATTTCCTCaccccctcaagccatcctagctgtatatgactttcttctttctgacgcATCCAAGGTTTATAATAGCAGTGAACAGGaccgagtatgaagctcaagaaagtacatctatccatcataaacatactccacatggctccggggggttaataaaggccttctgaagcgaagtgatgcctTTTATGTAAcagaaatatccatatttaacaagttatgaagtaaaatatctagcttccgccagaccgtcTTCTGTATTCAGCGACATCGGTTAAGTTTTTTTCATAAGTTTAATATGGAAGGTGGtttggcggaagctagatattttactttataacttgttaaatatggatattttttcttacagaaacgcatcgcttcgcttcagaaggtctttattaaccccctggagccgtgtggaggacgtttatgatggatggatgcactttcttccgCTCATATTTGGTATAGCCATTATAAACCTtgaatgcgtcaggatatttattaatataactctgattgtgttcatcagaaagaagaaagtcatatacacctagaatggcttgagagggtaagtaaagctttgggtaattttcattttaaagtgaacttatcctttaatGTGATAAAAGTGGCCTTACTGTTGCATTTCCTCCTGCAGCTGCTCCAGCAATGTCCTCATCACCAGAGTCGCAGTGGGTGCAGCAAGATCGCAGAGTTGTACACATATACGGCGGAGCATGGATAGGAGAGGCGGACAGCTGCTGACACACACGCACCTTAGCACTTCCTGTAATACTCTAGCCTGGGCGTGTAAGTGCACACTCCACAACTTTCGTGTGTTCATTGCAACCCCAATGTCTTGCACTGATAGTGCCTGAGAGAGCAAGAGGGAATTGGCAAGagaatgaattaatgaaactATTTTCTACAGATACATTTAATTAATGAACAATATAGTTACACAAGCATAAATTTgctgcctttttttttaaatgtcgcTAGGCAGCTAACTAAGGTTTGAAACAGAGCTCCTGTATGTGGGACAATCAGCAGCAAGCAATGACAGGTGCTTGTAGCCGTGTATGTGTGTTCAGTACCTGTGTGGTCTGCATGGGCAGAGGTAGAGGAAGCAGTTCTGACAGCAGACTGAGGCTGCTATAGATGTTCTCTGGAGCAGCCAGTATAGAGTTCAACACTTCCTTCAGCATCAGAGACCAGCTGTTTCCAGCCACGGTCTCCTCTGAACCCGTCTCCTGTTCACTAACCGCATGTGTAAATGTTAACATTATCTCAGTCACATCTCCCTGGATACGCAGCTCCTCTGCATCCAGACGACCGGTTGTCGGCGTAGAGCAGAGGATCTTGTGAAGGGCGACACAGACGGAGGGCACACGCACGTCACGGAACTCACAGGTTCCCCCGCACAGCAGCTCTGTCAGCATGGCTCGGATGAGTCTCAGTGAGCAGGAGGCCACTGACAGCATCATGAGTCGCTGTGCTATGGGACCCATTGGCCCATGTAGTCGCCatggcagcagcagcagtgatGTAAGCTTCTGGAGGACTTTAATAAAAGTGTCCATCCCCTCTGCACTGAAGAGAGCTATGATGGCCTGATTCCACTTCAAGTCTTTCTGCtgacctgcacacacacacacacacacacacacacacacacacacacacacacacacacacacacacacacacacacacacacacacacacacacacacacacacacacacacacacacacacacacacacacaaaataagtCATATCAGGACACTTAAGCTAATATTTTCATTGGTATTTACAAGTGTTGTCACAATACCATTTCAGTAGTCTTACCATCTAAACAATTTTCTACAATTTAGATAATGCAGCAAAATAAATATGCTGTTTTATATTGCACTTTTAAGCAATGTTAAGTGCATTTATTCTGCAAAGCCTAATGCACAAATCtgatattttttacaaatttaatttgtttttgttgatttCGTCTGTTTAGTGTCTAGCTAAGACAAGCAGACTTAAagctgcaatatgtaatattttctgccCGCTAGAGGTCTCTAGTGGTctgttcaaaacaaaggtgtagtttgatgacgccaagtttgagcatggaatcttgggacatgtggtcttgaCCTCAACGGCTGATGGAAAAGAACTGCGATAGGagtcaggaagaaatcatgttcatggatgtggttattaacgttactgtagtatgaagcggagcaggaccgagtgttgtgggagctgaacaaggccgctggagcaattgtgcaacacacgcctcacgagcagcggaacttttattgtgccacagtcgccggcgctgcttctgcttttccggtcaagcgtatgaggtaacacatatcatattagatacatttgagcgtgttgaaaatgtaataacgttactctgtgcgttcgctcagcggctgctgtgagacacttgttgcacactgcagtaagctagatcaatattagaatatcatattaaatgttgggtggcttgtgttgattaatggcatgcaattaattttaaaatgtattgtatgatggagaaaattctgtattattgttactaaaaataaagctgcatctgattatgctatgttagctacttcacaaaatagtgtttttctctggaggcatggtaaagcatggtattcgcaaaaaaaaaaaaaaatcaagaaaattagaaaacaataagactaaacgtgttgagctatataacaataattagttttttgtcaataaatataccaaacagttgttcccttgcctattaaaacatgtaaatattaaagcgccTTTGGTGTTTCCAAGGTTTCTAAAAAATTAAATCGGAAAATcagttagggaaagctttggtggtatgggtaggtttaagggtgggttaaggtgtaagggatgggtcaacagtgtaattataaatgtaattacagaaattaattacagatgtaattacatgcaggtgtttttaaaatataagtacaatgtaaaaacatgtatgtaaacaataagtgcattgtatcaaatcattaatttaaatgtaagtacatagtagttaaggccacttaatataaagtgggaccggatattttactgcaaaattcttacatattgcacctttaagattaAGGCATACAGTAGCTTACCTGACGCAGAAGTTGGAGGGCAAGCAATGTGGCACAACACTCTGAGAGCACTTACAAGACCCACTCCATCTGCTGTCATCAAGTTCTCCAGATTCTGACAACAGAAACAGCAACACTTAGTTACTACGccatatttaataatacattatatcTTTATTATGGTGTAAGCAGTTTATTACGTTATTATTAAGGAGTTACAGTGTTTTCAATGTCTTTATCAATGCTTAACATAAGATAGTTATACATATTGTAACTCATTCTCTATCATAACTTCCGAAAATGCCATAAAGGTTTTTATGTGGTTGATAAGCTCACCTGCTTTATGTAGTCAATGAGTGTAGGAATGCCACTGatatcaaaatgtaatttttcaagTGGCTCCAACCACTTAGACAGCtctgaaaaacacatttaatcATAGAGGTCAGATGTGAAAGCACTTACATTaactaaaaattataaaatgctttttggaaaaaaatcttttatttttaatagatCATGGAACTGGTGGTTTGGCTGACATTGAAGTGTTAGGTGGGCTGCAAAAGAGAAGCAGACTAACCTTGAAGCTTGGCATTGTTTTCATCAGCTTTGCAAACATTAAGAAGTGGAGTGGTATAATGCTCCATCATACGGAGATCTCCTGATGTCTGAATAACCAGCAGTACAAGCATACAGGCATAGTTATACGTTACAGACTTTCTTGCTTTGCCTTCCCTGAGAGAGTGAAAGACAGTCAGCAAATTAGAGAGAACAAGACGTTTAGgaagaaatattaattttaaattaaaaaaaagactatGGAGTGCCTCAGGGCACTGTATATGGCCCATTTGACTTTATTAACCTCTGTAAATggtgtaaaaaaaatgtatcatcacATTCTAATTTGTTATTACATAGATTGCCAAAATATATGCTCtgataaaaaagacattttttcaaACAACATCACATATTCTCACCCTTGGCCCTCTTTGGCATGGAACTCTACCAGGTTGACCAGACAGCTGAGGTTATTATCCAAGCTAAAAGTGTGCGCAACAGCGTTTCGACCTGTGCTGCTAAAGCTAATGAGATACAGGCTGTGAAGTGTTGCCAAAACATCTGGATTATCGCCATCTTCAAGCTCTGCCCCGTTCAGCTCAGCAACACCTTGTAGTGCATGTAGAGTTTGCATAAGCCAGACCCAAAAACCATCGTCAATCAACCCCTCTCCACCTGCAGGAGCATCTTCACCCTCACCCTCTGAAAGGGGCGTCAGTGGAGTCAAATGAGAGGGTGGGGTCAGGTGAGTAAGGGGTGTGAGGAGACGAAGCAGCAAATTGGTGGTTTCGTGCTGGCTAAGAAGGAACAGGAGACCCTGTTGGGACTGGGACAGGAAACGCATCAGCTCTCTGACAGCATGCAGGACTCCGATGTGGGCACATGTAGCTGGATACGACAGAACAACTGCCAGGGATTCCAGAAGGTGACATGCATGCATGTATCTGTAAAATATAAAACGATAATTAAAAGAGATGCTATATATTTGGTTAAAAGATACACTATGTTACTTTTGGcactctagcggttaataaacaaaactgcatgcatcttGCAGAAGAACACTGTAGCCAGAGCTACTTTTCTAGTTATGCAGGTACTGATAAGACTGTTGTGGTGAAGGAATTTCCCTTGCGTTGATTCTGAGTGGCTCAATATCACAATATGTGATATTATcgctttttaaaaacattttacttcgaccctcatgtcattccaaatcccTAAGATTCGTTcataacacaaatgaagatcttttgagtgctttctgtccctccatagactgcCGTCACAACTGGAACTTTCATAAAGCgttcgtaaaactaatccatatgaattgagatttaatttaggcttttactcacatataaacattgatcagcgaacatacaCAGAAGCTCAGCCgaacgagaatgaacctcattggtaacacagcacgtttgagcttccggaagaggtttgaTCTTGTGCATCATTcaggttcagttgagcttctgtgTATGTTCGCTggtcaatgtttatatgtgagtaaaattaagaattaaattaaagaattaaatctgtttatcatataaagcgatcgtgtctcttcagaaaatttggactaatcCGCTCAATTTATATAGATTAGTTCTCTTTAAGCGTCAAAGTTCCAGTTGTGaaggctgtctatggagggacagaatgctgaaaaaaaaaatcttcatttgggTTCCGAAGAATgacatgaaaga
The Chanodichthys erythropterus isolate Z2021 chromosome 2, ASM2448905v1, whole genome shotgun sequence DNA segment above includes these coding regions:
- the virma gene encoding protein virilizer homolog isoform X3 — translated: MAGDSAMELLFLDTFKHQSAELTNVDVVRFPYGVLITEVRVIPPGIKAHSNLPDSRAFGETAPHAFQLDLFFNNVSKPNAPVFDRLGSLEYDENKSIIFRPNGKINTDGLVLRGWYTCLTLAVYGTAERPHSHERDSPPPPPPPPPQQQQLGSKRNIKLAEWENEEQFNGSPPRPQPRGPRTPPGPPPPDDDEEEALPAPGPVKVENTEQGDDYLEPVSPERGSLPADETYSDAEPEDDEGPADEEEDEDVQSEGSEPDEDDEEDEVGDEVTDEDAEGDDGYEQISSDEEDLESGAFKLPAFDLDYTPEDLASLPTVQYDPYERDLRPLQHFTPPHITRYDVELKRLKTVDIQDSSSLWAESAAKLSELLEAWGEGQGAERGAGWVTALEEIPAFLVKGMSFLSMKDPDVLSEKLKRLVDWCCEALNLDSALAQPIALNLRQLKAGTKLASALADCGAQAVQNLLEKGIVGSLLGLLFAEHVSSTLKLNVLRSLDSIISEPQGIEALVRDHHHDTDGTSGYQRLLDLFLLDQTVRVATAGAAILHKGHFYEVLTDLQRTASIWAERHPTVGEVGEREESEREVRERDRESTEREGDERETQELERESPMDIDTLLESASLSEGDLERLQGLLEELLHLLETAPHCMVQPPGKAFPTSARITGPPERDDPYPTLYRYMHACHLLESLAVVLSYPATCAHIGVLHAVRELMRFLSQSQQGLLFLLSQHETTNLLLRLLTPLTHLTPPSHLTPLTPLSEGEGEDAPAGGEGLIDDGFWVWLMQTLHALQGVAELNGAELEDGDNPDVLATLHSLYLISFSSTGRNAVAHTFSLDNNLSCLVNLVEFHAKEGQGEGKARKSVTYNYACMLVLLVIQTSGDLRMMEHYTTPLLNVCKADENNAKLQELSKWLEPLEKLHFDISGIPTLIDYIKQNLENLMTADGVGLVSALRVLCHIACPPTSASGQQKDLKWNQAIIALFSAEGMDTFIKVLQKLTSLLLLPWRLHGPMGPIAQRLMMLSVASCSLRLIRAMLTELLCGGTCEFRDVRVPSVCVALHKILCSTPTTGRLDAEELRIQGDVTEIMLTFTHAVSEQETGSEETVAGNSWSLMLKEVLNSILAAPENIYSSLSLLSELLPLPLPMQTTQALSVQDIGVAMNTRKLWSVHLHAQARVLQEVLRCVCVSSCPPLLSMLRRICVQLCDLAAPTATLVMRTLLEQLQEEMQQEAAGSRLTRLLALLDSLASQRACKTAMLALLSGSARIEGRSDGKVEDKLSELLPSLLAMLVLPADAGLSAQQNAELTASIFQSLCDQDVSLVVSGSGEASVSEAEQLANSLPTRDMMTCICDGMLEVLGNTHSSYTLQLTCLRTMMFLTEHDYGLYHLKSSLKKHSLAVSSLIRRETASFNKEFAELLSALFDFLRQILNSETMDEDIDSRSLALSVSDMKQLLQWKEDSGEHPLSELEKHITKLCKEDESLETLLENVAGLRQIIESSGDATTNVEPETEPTLPAPEPLQTQFNHRTVYVLSDVLDEQLKALWFSPFQSDEMETEVDMVKVDLVALAQQCCPDLDLKAELERSFLSEPTSPGHSKPTKGFRLGKHKHETFITSSGKSDYVEPAKRAHIMAAPRGRGRGAFGQLCRPHDIFRQRKQNTSRPPSMHVDDFLAAEFKDVGPPTGLALPKRPPKGGGAKPPTRGLFTGGTRGRGFQSHTRFFTPPAPKSVLLAGNYPRREGGRGSAWSTPVTAVTHRGTYSEPRGGQSNFTRPLPSRQPPTGAYRLAPRDRATRGRGTGLSWLSGGVGVGGGGVSGGGRGQGKFSSGGSGGGRGRHVRSFTR
- the virma gene encoding protein virilizer homolog isoform X1 — its product is MAGDSAMELLFLDTFKHQSAELTNVDVVRFPYGVLITEVRVIPPGIKAHSNLPDSRAFGETAPHAFQLDLFFNNVSKPNAPVFDRLGSLEYDENKSIIFRPNGKINTDGLVLRGWYTCLTLAVYGTAERPHSHERDSPPPPPPPPPQQQQLGSKRNIKLAEWENEEQFNGSPPRPQPRGPRTPPGPPPPDDDEEEALPAPGQCPVKVENTEQGDDYLEPVSPERGSLPADETYSDAEPEDDEGPADEEEDEDVQSEGSEPDEDDEEDEVGDEVTDEDAEGDDGYEQISSDEEDLESGAFKLPAFDLDYTPEDLASLPTVQYDPYERDLRPLQHFTPPHITRYDVELKRLKTVDIQDSSSLWAESAAKLSELLEAWGEGQGAERGAGWVTALEEIPAFLVKGMSFLSMKDPDVLSEKLKRLVDWCCEALNLDSALAQPIALNLRQLKAGTKLASALADCGAQAVQNLLEKGIVGSLLGLLFAEHVSSTLKLNVLRSLDSIISEPQGIEALVRDHHHDTDGTSGYQRLLDLFLLDQTVRVATAGAAILHKGHFYEVLTDLQRTASIWAERHPTVGEVGEREESEREVRERDRESTEREGDERETQELERESPMDIDTLLESASLSEGDLERLQGLLEELLHLLETAPHCMVQPPGKAFPTSARITGPPERDDPYPTLYRYMHACHLLESLAVVLSYPATCAHIGVLHAVRELMRFLSQSQQGLLFLLSQHETTNLLLRLLTPLTHLTPPSHLTPLTPLSEGEGEDAPAGGEGLIDDGFWVWLMQTLHALQGVAELNGAELEDGDNPDVLATLHSLYLISFSSTGRNAVAHTFSLDNNLSCLVNLVEFHAKEGQGEGKARKSVTYNYACMLVLLVIQTSGDLRMMEHYTTPLLNVCKADENNAKLQELSKWLEPLEKLHFDISGIPTLIDYIKQNLENLMTADGVGLVSALRVLCHIACPPTSASGQQKDLKWNQAIIALFSAEGMDTFIKVLQKLTSLLLLPWRLHGPMGPIAQRLMMLSVASCSLRLIRAMLTELLCGGTCEFRDVRVPSVCVALHKILCSTPTTGRLDAEELRIQGDVTEIMLTFTHAVSEQETGSEETVAGNSWSLMLKEVLNSILAAPENIYSSLSLLSELLPLPLPMQTTQALSVQDIGVAMNTRKLWSVHLHAQARVLQEVLRCVCVSSCPPLLSMLRRICVQLCDLAAPTATLVMRTLLEQLQEEMQQEAAGSRLTRLLALLDSLASQRACKTAMLALLSGSARIEGRSDGKVEDKLSELLPSLLAMLVLPADAGLSAQQNAELTASIFQSLCDQDVSLVVSGSGEASVSEAEQLANSLPTRDMMTCICDGMLEVLGNTHSSYTLQLTCLRTMMFLTEHDYGLYHLKSSLKKHSLAVSSLIRRETASFNKEFAELLSALFDFLRQILNSETMDEDIDSRSLALSVSDMKQLLQWKEDSGEHPLSELEKHITKLCKEDESLETLLENVAGLRQIIESSGDATTNVEPETEPTLPAPEPLQTQFNHRTVYVLSDVLDEQLKALWFSPFQSDEMETEVDMVKVDLVALAQQCCPDLDLKAELERSFLSEPTSPGHSKPTKGFRLGKHKHETFITSSGKSDYVEPAKRAHIMAAPRGRGRGAFGQLCRPHDIFRQRKQNTSRPPSMHVDDFLAAEFKDVGPPTGLALPKRPPKGGGAKPPTRGLFTGGTRGRGFQSHTRFFTPPAPKSVLLAGNYPRREGGRGSAWSTPVTAVTHRGTYSEPRGGQSNFTRPLPSRQPPTGAYRLAPRDRATRGRGTGLSWLSGGVGVGGGGVSGGGRGQGKFSSGGSGGGRGRHVRSFTR